Genomic window (Culex pipiens pallens isolate TS chromosome 3, TS_CPP_V2, whole genome shotgun sequence):
GGGTTGGGCGCTGGAGACTGACGATGACTCGTTCTGACAGCGGAGCAAAGCCTGGCCGGAGAAAAAGGCTTTCAGCGCTAAATTCATATGCAGGAAAGCTTGCTTCTTATTTGGTAAAGTAAACTTGCAACTATTTTGTAACAAATCttgtaaatttatgaaataagAGCTTCAATAATctattttattataaattcaTGAATTGTCTTTCCGTAATGTTCCAAAAATCTGCAAGTATTTTCTACAGTGCAAAAgagaattaaattatgcagagaGGATTAACTGTTATAATCTCCCCCTCTTTCGTCTTTTCTCATCAAGAATTGGCATCACACATGGGCTGGAAGATTTTGGTTTTTGGAGCTCACATGTGGCTCCCCGACCAAAAAAACCCCCAGTCTGCCCGGAAGGCCCTTAAATACTGGGGCTGTCTTTTGCCGTTGACACACACAAACTGCTGACTGGAGGGCCGGAAAATGTCTTCCAAAAGTAAACACCAAATAAGCCCAACGACGAGGAGCAGGGCCACAACGACGACTTTTCGAGCTGATTAAATATTTATCGGGCTTTTCACCCACGAGTCGTGATGTGGGCTCACGTGGCAGCCACCTGGTGGCGGAGGGGGTAAAATATTAATGACAAAGTGCAAAAAAGCTACCGTTTAGAAGGGTGCGATTTGTAATTGTCAGCGCCATTTCGGGTAATTTCGGTGGGCGTGGGAAGTTCTCGCTCCTCAACAACTTTTCCGTGCAACACGGCCGTGCGCCGAAAATTGATTGTCGTTCTGGTTGGTTTTTAAGGCAGATGAGTCCGCACTCGATGACGATGACGCAAGAGCATAatattatgattgaattaaacaGAAGCTGTGTTTTATCTGTCAAGTGGGCGCGCCGCCGGTGGATGGTGGCTTCTGAGACAGACAGATGAGCGCCATCAATCATGAAAGGCGGTTTCTGCGAAAGCTTAAGGGCATTCGTAATGAGTTCTTCGAAAGTGTTTACAGATGCTTGGAGAGCATTCTGGAAAGCTTGAAACGTTATCAACTATAGAACATTACACTCAAAcgccgatggtttgacaccaactgttgtcaaacgaacgtggtcactttttagtttgacaccccttttacacggagttcacacacactaccaaacgtttgtgttgatagtgtgcgtgagcgccgtgtaaaaagtgacagttcgtcactttttagtttgactttgtcaaaccaacggggtataaACTAAAAAGTATCAACTAAActtaattccaaatttgatgtatttttgaaagattttcagaATATTCCAAGTCGTCCAAAAGACCCTCTcccaacattcaaaaaaaaaacctgggaAAAGAAAAAACTGATTTGAATTTACACTTTTATGTTTGCAATTCAGTGGAAATGAGTCTTATAAAACCCcctaataaaataaatgaatttataCTAAACCTGTTGAAACCCAACGTTGAATTcccaatgaaaaattaaatgattaaCAGTAGTAATTGAGAGGTTTGGATGACCTctttaatatttataatatacagcaatttcatttaaaaaagggcataaaccgaaaaaaaagttctccgatcgggcttcCTTGACAAAAATGGGCTAGGGTGGCCCtgaaaatagcaatttccgaaaatttattttttcaaacgaaAAATCATTACTTCTTAcaaaccgattttagctgtcttggatgcaaatgaaaggtgattagtaggcttttcaagaaaaaataaaatgaggTAAAAAAATTCAGTCCAACATTAAGTCGTACGGAAACTCAAAATGATGTTTTGACCaggtctggaccaaagagcctatgtcttaATAAATTTTTGTCGGAatctttggaaaatttcacataatatataGAAAATGGAAATGTTGACCCGTACGATAACGagatatgaaaataaaaactgggggtTTCGACGCGCCATCGCAAAAACAGAATTATTACAAATACggtaaaaatctacttttttcaccaaaactgcaataactttaaaatttcagcaattatttacttttttgcgTCTTCAATTATAATAAACTAAGTACCcacataaaaacaaacaaaataaatatagttttaaTCGAATTTCGCCTTTAAAATGCGAAATGCCTCCCAGTATAAAATTCGTTCAACCATTTCAATGAACAACTCAATTTCCACAAACACTTGTCGCACACACTTGTCATGATTCCATTTTTTTGTTGCGTTAATTACTAAATGTTTCGAAACGGCCccccataaaaaaaatcccacatTGTATCtcactttgataaaaaaaaggttcGGGTTGGGAAAACGGgggttaaaaatttaatttatttgataataaaaaatcacataattttGAAACAGTCAAGCCGATTCACGTGACATcgtttcaagcttttttttttcaacggaaGGAGAGAATCTTATCAAGCTCAGTAACTTAGTCACCGGTTGAGATATGCTCTAATCTTTTCCCACGCTACTGATTCAACCTGCAATCAAAGAAATGGTCTTATCGGCTTAGTACAAAGCCATCAATTAATTCCAGGGGTAGTTTCCCCAGCCGTTATCAGCCCTATAAAACGCGACCGACTTGTTCGAAAATCAACCAGTGCCAAATTTGAAGTCTTGGTTGAGACACTTGCAGAGCCATACAAACCTCTTAAAATGGTCGCTCGCTTTCTGTTGTACGTTGGCTTTCTAGCCACAATTGCTCTGGTCATGGCACAGAGTCCTCAGGACTGTACAGCCCCACCACCACCAGTTGTAAGTATTAGCTTAAACATCTTGGAGAAACCTTCTGACACCTCTGTTCAACCAACAAGAGTCCCAAGCTGTGCTGCCCGTTCATGGACCAGGGCCCGGTGTACAACGAATCGATCTACTTCGACTGCTGGGACCGGTACGCGGAGTTCCCGCTGGTGCCCATCGCCGGCGGTGGCATCGCCGGAGGGCCTGCTGGTTGCGCCGCCGAGTGCTTCTTCTCGAAGCTGGGCCTGCTGATGCACAACCAGCACTACACGCTGGTGGACTTTTACGCGCTGGACAGCCACGTGAAGGATTTTGTCGACGGCGAGCGGTACGAGTTCATCCGGCAGGCCATGCGGTACTGCGTCAACGAGTCCAACGTGAGGGCGCCGATTTTTGCGGAAATTCAACGCCGACCGGCGGTCATTGACGGGCTCGACAACTGCAACCCGATTGCGGGCTTTGCCATGTCCTGCATGCACTTTTACGCCATTAGGGTGAGTTTGGGGTGGTATTTTTTAAGGTTGTCAATTTATTGACGTTCTACCTTTTCAGAACTGTCCCGACTGGACTCCTGATGCCACCGAAGGCTGCGATGAGCTGCTGGACTTTTACACTCAATGTCCGTTCAATCCGtactaaattttaacatttttgaaattcgcGACATTGGAAATTGAAATATGGCTTTTATAATGTAGAAATtcgaaaaagtaaataaaatttgtatcagcAAACTACATGAacatgttaaatttaaaaattatggaaaatGTTATGATTAACTTGTTGGTAAGAATTTGTCTATTTATTATAAATCCAAGAACTTTTTTTAACCACCTAAGAGATTTGTGCCTTCCTAGCAAAATCAATTGCAAATGCTTCCTGTTTGTATTTGATAACGCCTGAATGCATGCTATAAGAAGGTAGTTTCCCAATATTTCCGCAAGGGGTGTCAAACCAAAATATTCATTTGTAATTAACTTTTGAAGCACTCCATCGATAATAATGATTTTCGATGGGGACTGAAGGGTCCCCGTCCCGGACTGAATTGATCATATCCGTCATAAATCTGTGCAGCCAGTTCCGAGATATttaagtgacattttttttctacaccCATCCCcacacaaaatattttattcaaattatgaTTCTGAGTCAATATGGAAATTCCAAGGTAGGTCGGATAGTTTATTGAAGAAGTGCCCGAATGACCTTTACAGTGAGTAAAGCAAAAAATGGTATTTGTTTTTAACACAAATTGTAACACCTGAACAATAtcggaaaatattaaaatggttTAGAGCAAtgctctcagatttcggtcattcgattttttttaattgtttagttgtccatacaaaaatgatacatgaaaattcaaaaatctgtatcttttgaaggaattttttgatcgatttggtgtcttgggtaaagttgtaggtatgaatgaggactaaactgaaaaaaattatacacggtaaaaacaattggtgatttttaactccactttttaaaatgaatttttgtatCAACAcagatttgtttcaaaaaatccaaatatttttcgcattttcaactacattttttcgttggaaaatcaaatttgaaatcaaaaagtacttttttgcaattccgtcgtgaaacgacttacttttcctgtcatttttgaacgatgaaatagcctacttttctgtaccaaaaataacagaatcgaatagcaacacttttcaaaataaatgctgaaaagttctactttaaaaacggaatcgacgtaacaccttataatgtggccctcttaaaccttgcggtttcgtcaacggttccacaggtgtgtatcgttctttttgcgacaagactccgcctcccgggtctcctaagtgtgaaagtatggcacggggagagggcaccgaatacctatatttacactcaaatgggtgctgaaaagttgaacttttcagcacttgtttcgaaaagtaacacttttcaacattttttttatttaaacgatttattgacaaaatacatgacaatttgacataaaatttcactcagtgtgtgttttttggaattgcaaaaaatgttgtatggaactcgttgcaaaacttgttattttcagcactcttcgtatttatccaactcggtgaacctcgttggataaatgtacgactcgtgctgaaaaaatcatctttttgcaacttgttgcataaactactattttgcaattccgtcgtgaaactacttacttttcctgtcattcttgaacgacgaaatagcctacttttctgtaccaaaaataacagaatcgaatagcaacacttttcaaaataaatgctgaaaagttctactttttagcactgaaatgggtgctgaaaagttcacttttcaacatttttttgatttaaacgatttattgaccaaatacatgaaaatttgacataaaatttcactcagtgtgtgtttttttggaattgcaaaaaatgttgtatggaactcgttgcaaaacttgattttttcagcactcttcgtatttatccaactcggtgaacctcgttggataaatgtacgactcgtgctgaaaaaatcctctaaactactatagagaaattttgataaagtgcaccgttttcaatttatagccatttttaggtttttttttttgaaaatagtcgcagtttttcattaaaattagtgcacaagtttggctacttttgaaaaaaatgtttggaaaagtgaaatttaaaatcaccaaatttgtttttaccgtgtatcatttgttccagtgtagtccttatcgatgaaaaaattctttcaaaagatacagatttttggattttcctTCATctcttttgtatggacagctgtcaaatttgtatggaaaattatatacacaaactgatgatgcaaaatggcttcttttgggcataccgaaagcacaataaaagtttcagccggattaaaaaaatacaaaaattaaaattaaaaactaacttaatccacctatgtggttggagccttcctcacttattaccaacaatggctgatatgaaatttcatctctttcagatacaaaaatttcatctctttTTTATCActgatggtggatccggacatagtttacatacatttaaatgagatccagcttcaaaaaagtacatcaatgtcacttaagtggccatatctcgagacagggttgccagatcttcaatgttttggactcgttgcaaaggtcttttgataacataaccaatgatgggtcggatggcggacccggacatagtttacatacatttaagagagatccggcttccaaaaagtacatcaatatcacttaagtggccatatctcgagacagggttgccagatcatcaatgttttaggctcgttggaaaggtcttttgataacctaaccaacgatgggtcggatgatggacccggacatagtttacatacatttaagtgagatccggtttccaaaaagtacataaatgtcacttaagtggccatatctcgagacagggttgccagatcatcaatgttttagattcgttggaaaggtcttttgataacctaaccaacgatgggtcggatggtgtacccggacatagtttacatacatttaagtgagatccggcttccaaaaagtacatcaatatcacttaagtggccatatcttgagacagggttgccagatcttcaatgttttaggctcgttggaaaggtcttttgataacctaaccaacgatgggtcggatgatggacccggacatagtttacatacatttaagtgagatccggattcaaaaaagtacataaatgtcacttaagtggccatatctcgagacagggttgccagatcttcaatgttttggactcgttggaaaggtcttttgatagcataaccaatgatgggtcggatggaagacccggacatagtttacatacatttaagtgagatccggcttccaaaaagtacatcaatatcacttaagtagccatatctcgagacagggttgccagatcttcaatgttttggacttgttggaaaggtcttttgatagcataaccaatgatgggtcggatggcggacccggacatagtttacatacatttaagtgagatccggcttccaaaaagtacatcaatatcacttaagtagccatatctcgagatagggttgccagatcttcaatgttttaggctcgttggaaaggtcttttgataacctaaccaacgatgggtctgatgatggacccggacatagtttacatacatttaagtgagatccggatatatgtgaaaacgcatttttatacataacttttgaactacttatcaaaacttcaatctgtataaaactcgatctatgggaccctaaaccaagtcataTGCAACAGGTtcaggtcaaatcggttcagccagtgccgagaaacatgagctagtttgttggtcacatacatacctacacacacatacacacagacatttgttcagtttttgattctgagtcgatatgtatacatgaatgtgggtctacgacgttttgattcaaagttcatttttagagcaggattatagcctaacctcagtgaggaaggcaaaaaaaatcgatttcataGATAAGTGCTCATTTGA
Coding sequences:
- the LOC120412407 gene encoding uncharacterized protein LOC120412407, which translates into the protein MVARFLLYVGFLATIALVMAQSPQDCTAPPPPVSPKLCCPFMDQGPVYNESIYFDCWDRYAEFPLVPIAGGGIAGGPAGCAAECFFSKLGLLMHNQHYTLVDFYALDSHVKDFVDGERYEFIRQAMRYCVNESNVRAPIFAEIQRRPAVIDGLDNCNPIAGFAMSCMHFYAIRNCPDWTPDATEGCDELLDFYTQCPFNPY